The Onychomys torridus chromosome 4, mOncTor1.1, whole genome shotgun sequence genome includes a window with the following:
- the LOC118581995 gene encoding neuroendocrine secretory protein 55-like, with product MDRRSRAQQWRRARHNYNDLCPPIGRRAATALLWLSCSIALLRALATSNARAQQRAAQRRSFLNAHHRSAAAAAAAAQVLPESPESESDHEHEEPEPQLARQPECPGLEDIDYETESETESETTESETTESETTESETTESESDIESETEFESESDTAPATEPETEPEDERGPRGATFNQSLTQRLHALKLQSAHASPSRAQPTTQELESASEGEEPQREPLDPEESEEEEDRQPRRCKTRRPARRRRDQSPESPPRKGPIPIRRH from the coding sequence ATGGATCGCAGGTCCCGGGCTCAGCAGTGGCGCCGAGCTCGCCATAATTACAACGACCTGTGCCCGCCCATAGGCCGCCGGGCTGCCACCGCGCTCCTCTGGCTCTCCTGCTCCATTGCTCTGCTCCGCGCCCTCGCCACTTCCAACGCCCGTGCCCAGCAGCGTGCTGCCCAGCGTCGGAGCTTCCTTAACGCCCACCACCGctccgccgctgccgccgccgccgctgcgcAGGTACTCCCCGAGTCCCCTGAATCTGAGTCTGATCACGAGCACGAGGAGCCAGAGCCTCAGCTAGCCCGCCAGCCTGAGTGTCCCGGGTTGGAAGACATTGACTACGAGACCGAGTCGGAGACCGAGTCGGAGACGACCGAGTCCGAGACAACCGAGTCCGAGACGACCGAGTCTGAGACGACCGAGTCCGAGTCTGATATCGAGTCTGAGACCGAATTCGAGAGCGAGTCTGATACCGCCCCCGCAACTGAACCTGAGACCGAACCCGAGGACGAGCGCGGCCCCCGAGGTGCCACCTTCAACCAGTCTCTCACCCAGCGTCTGCACGCTCTGAAGTTGCAGAGCGCCCACGCCTCCCCGAGTCGTGCGCAGCCCACCACTCAGGAGCTCGAGAGCGCAAGCGAGGGGGAGGAGCCCCAGCGCGAGCCCTTAGACCCTgaggagtcagaggaggaggaggacagacaGCCCCGCCGCTGCAAGACCAGGAGgcccgcccgccgccgccgcgaCCAGTCCCCTGAATCTCCTCCCAGAAAGGGGCCCATCCCCATCCGGCGTCACTAA